Part of the Benincasa hispida cultivar B227 chromosome 12, ASM972705v1, whole genome shotgun sequence genome is shown below.
tttcattttttagttcataaacataatctaatttctaagttcatAAACTACATTAGAACTTAGACAAAATCAGAAAAATAGcccaacaaaatctaatttctaagttcatAAACCACATTAGACAAAATCAGCCCAATAAATAgacaaatatatacatatatttctagatTTAACTCAACAAATAAATCATGATCCATAAACTACACATTAAGTTcagcccaaatgcaaacaaaatgatatatatatggaGATTATAAATTCGAAAACAATGTGGGGAAAATTTTTAACCACAACCAAAGAGAGGAGAAGCTTTTGGACAAACGGTTGGACAAATGGTTAAATGGAGGCACATGACTTAAGGTAGGAGGTTTTCGGACAATTTGTTCGGATGAACGAACGAAGGACGAAGGGGAAGACGGAAGAAAAGAGGAGGTAGAAGACTTttggatggaggaagaaaaagggTTGCAGTAGTTTAATGGAGAAGGGAGGTAATCGTGTACGGGTATACGATTACCTCAGTCAACGCTGCATGACTGCCACGGCAGACTGCGCGTGCCAGATCAACAAACACATCAACAGGCACTCATGTATCGGGTACATAATTTAGGACtactcgtgtaccgggtacacgattaagGTGTAatcgtgtatcgggtacacgatttaaaatcatatttttgaCAATACTTTCAATTCTAccatatttttgtcaatatatattaaaataacatcatttataaaaaattcttaaaaatgattaattatagtCTAACTAAGCCATTATCAAAGTTTTATTAACTAATCAgaacaattttttataaaattttataaaatttccaTCAATATCAATGTCAATATtcctataaaattaataattcaatatttctatcgAATTTTAACCGAAAATAAATCGATATTTTAACTTTCATtgtcacataaaagaaaaagagagggagAAAAAACCTAATTAACGCCTTGGGTATTcacaatttgttttaaattaagaaaaaagaaaaagaaaaggaaaaagaaaagaaaaaagaaaaagaaaaagaaggaccTATTTAAAGAAAGTTATTAGGGTTTTTGGGGGCGTTTCTCTCTCGCAATCCTCTGGAGCTGTTCCAACATGGCTGTCGGGTACCTTCGATTCTGTTTCATCTCTCGCATACCTCCCCTTCACACTCTACATTCTTCACTGATGCAACTCTTTTTCTTCTACCTGCAGAAAAAACAAGAGGATTTCGAAAGGAAAGAAGGGTGGCAAGAAGAAGACGTAAGTCTTTTGTTTCATTCCATCGAATCTTCCTATATCAGATCTGGGTGTCTAATATCCAGTTCTAGTTTTTTTCAATTCTTCTACTTTAGTTAATAATGCTCAATCGATGGTTTTATTAATTTGGTTTCGTTCCTGTATGGGTTCTTTAGTGTCGACCCATTTGCAAAGAAGGACTGGTATGATATCAAGGCACCCTCTGTGTTCAATGTCAAGAACGTCGGGAAGACTCTCGTTACCCGTACTCAGGGTACCAAGGTAAATTATACTCTGTTATCGCTTCCTTTCATTTGTAGTTTGTTTGGTTTTGTTCGCGTATGCCCTTGCTTTTCTATTTACTTTTGCCATAGTTTGCCATCTTCGCGTGGAAGACTCTAGTTTTAGAGGGCTCACTGTATTTTCATTTATACGAAGATGTCTTAATGTTATTTTGTGTGTAAGCGATTGACACTGTCATATGGGCACATGAAAGAAACATTGATCCAGTAACGTAGAATTTACTGACGAAAAAGTTAATTAGCACTAGATGAGGTGTTTGCCTAATATTTTCACCACGCAGCATGTTCTTGATTGACTGATTTGATTGCGGAAACGGAATTGTTTTATTTAGCTGGTATTTGATATCAAATCTTCACTGATATTGAATTGACATTGATTTGATTGTGTTCATCCTACCAGCTCGTTACATGTGCACTGTTGTGTGCTGTATTAGAAATTTCTGGTGATGTGTTGGATTGTAGATTAGAAgatgaatttatttttctatacaCCACCTTTAAATCCTTTGTAGAATTATATTTAAAGGAAAGTTAGTTATATTTTGTACCCTGGgcaattgaagtttgattctAGATTGATATGATAGTTATTTATCTTTATGGGTTGGTACTGtttcttcttgtttttgttctttaaaaTGCAACTAATGGTAATTGTTATTTCAACAGATTGCTTCTGAAGGGCTTAAACATAGAGTGTTTGAGGTATCACTGGCTGACCTTCAGGAAGATGAGGAGCACGCCTACAGAAAGATTAGATTGAGAGCTGAAGATGTTCAAGGCAGGAATGTTCTGACTAATTTCTGGGTATGAATGAGTGGTCTTTCATATATTTGGAAACAGATATCAAAGGTTTCAAATGGAAAAGTTTATGAGAATGCCCGTCTTTATCCATTTTGAGCATGGTCCATATAATGAATTCTTATAACTCATAAGCTTGTGCCGTTCATTGTTTAACAGGGAATGAATTTCACCACTGACAAGTTAAGGTCGTTGGTTAGGAAGTGGCAGACAGTGATTGAAGCTCAAGTGGATGTTAAGACCACAGATAATTACACGCTGAGGATGTTCTGCATTGGGTTTACAAAGAGACGCCCAAACCAGGTCAAAAGGACCTGCTATGCACAATCCAGTCAGATTAGACAGGTGACTGCATGTTCCTTTTTTGCTTCCAAATAGAAGTTACTGGTAATCATTTAATATGTTGAATTTACTATGAAGGATATTATTGAATATAGAAGTGATGGATGAAATAAAAGCCATGTGGTTAACTATTTGTCTGAAACAGtagattttcaaataaaaattaaagtagCTTTAATATAAAAAACTGTCTTAAACAATGGCATGTATGGGAGCATTTTTTGTACAATGTTGTGAGCGAATCAATGCTTTTGTTAGTGTAAGGACAATAGCCGCCTTGCAAATACCCTCttgattcaaaatttatatgTCTGCTTGTAGCATTTTGCCCTTTGTTGGAACTTTTTGATTAAATAAACTAGACTTAACCAAATTCAGCTTATCTATGGTTTGTCTTTTTCTTTACTATGATGTCTAACGAAATATTGTTTCCTCACATACGGTTGGTACTTTAGGTTCAGTTGTTTTCTTAATTCAATTACATTCAGTGCATCATTTTTTGAATGTTATTTTACACTACCATCTTATATTTGAACAATTGGCTATGCGAATCCAATACCATGCCCTTTATTTGTGTTTATGTGCATTGTACCTAATTTTGAAGGATATGGGAGTCCGATTGAGATTAGTGACTTGTATATTCCTGGcaatctaaaattttgtttgttattaCAGATTCGTCGCAAGATGAGGGAGATAATGGTCAACCAAGCAACATCATGTGATCTTAAAGAGTTGGTCCGTAAGTTCATTCCTGAATCAATTGGAAAGGAAATTGAGAAGGCTACATCTAGCATATACCCTCTACAGAATGTTTTCATTCGGAAAGTCAAGATCTTGAAAGCTCCCAAGTTTGATCTTGGAAAGTTGATGGAGGTATACAACTTCTTGCCTGCTTATCAAACTTGGTGGCTAACTTGTCTCCCTGAATTTTACCATCCATTTCAACTTTGATAATTCGGAGATTCATGATCAAATCTGCTCGTCACCATTTTTCCTATTGAAATTATAGTTCTTGGGTATCAGTTGAGATTATGAAATTGGTTCCAATAATTTTGATCATTGTGTCCAACCAATGAATTCTTTAACTATCTGTAGGTGCATGGTGATTATTCGGAAGATGTTGGCGTGAAGGTAGATAGGCCTGCTGAAGAAGCTGTCGAGGGGGCTACCGAAATCGTTGGGGCTTGAAAAAATGGATTCTTGAATCAACTTTCTTATATTTACGAATGAACtgtcgcattttaattttaattttttagttttccctTTAGTTGTAGTCTTGTTTTTCCGCCAAGTTGAGAAATCAGAGATAATCAGCGATTTTGACTATGAAAAGTACTTGCTGCCTTCAAATTAAGCTTCATTCCTTGGAACCATTTGAATATACATGTGAATCGTTCTCATGGTATTTTATTCAGCAGGAAACTTTTGTTATTGAGTCAttccaaaatattttaaaataatcttAGTTTTGATTATACGAAAATTGTGCTTAAAgtgttaaattgaattaattttgaataattttactaaaattgatatcatttatattttaatgtggCTTTGTTATCTCAATTCTATTCCAATTGACTATGCATCTTGTGGCATCCTAATCTAACGAATATCTCTATTATTGTTCCAGAAAATCCATTTTCAATCGACTGTTGTGATGTCCTTTTCCGTTTTCCACATTCATCTTTATTGCTTCTCGCAAGTCTTGAGATGGTTTGAAGAAAATGAGTGATGGGCGGTACGTGGCAACACTTGGAAACTGTCTTAAACAATATATATGAAAGTCTTCCTGCTTTcttgttctttattttttaaggactagaaataggaatgtattggttatttattttttaaggacTTGAAATAGGAATGTGTTGGTTAGTTATTCTCGtttcttgaaaaataaaaaaacaaaaataagaactTACTTTTTTTATATTGCTAGCCACCAAGACCATTGCCATCATCCAACTCTGGCCATCCCTAATTATAATCATTGGTTGTGACTGCTGTCGGCTATTTCCAATTATAATCTTCGATCACTCATGATCAACTCTAACCACCACTATAAATTCCTATGACGATTATTTTtcgtttcttgttttttatattttttttaacatttttctttctattttatagtttaaatataatttaaaaaattgtatagtatgtattaaattataaaaattagtaTAAAAATCTTTAGAGAAATTGTACAAAATGGCCAAAAGAAGATCCTTATTTGGATAAGTGGCCAAAGTTGAAAATTTCAGATTTATGGCCACTACATTGTCTAGAGGGCTCCATTCAAATAAGAAGGGTGAATATTTCCCAacaaatttagttaaattttttaaagtagTTTTTAAGTTTGTTAATGTAGATTAATTTGTGAAAGTAGATTTTGTCGGGATTTGGTTACTTAGGTCCCGTTTATTAACTGTCGGATCGATATGGCAAtgaattaaactttttttaattaacccaattaaactaattaatacactttttataaataataaaaaaattcaatttatgcaacaaataagatgacaaaaatgtgataatttaattctatccaaaatttagtaaataaataagaataaactaaaaactacaataaattgcttaaattaatttgcaaaaaataaaaaggaaagagttagagaagaagacatcgtaatttttatagtggtttggtcaaactcgacctactccacttcCCAAGCGCCTCTTAATCAAACCGTTACACCACcactccttttacgggttcaagaccaaacccgatcctttccataGTTTAGGATTAaactgttacaaatgttggaatttttgaagaacacaatacaactctcactagagtggttttacaagtttaagcattcaacaagtttatcctcacaatacaataacacgctctcaagaataagatgaaaagaaaaaaaaattgggaacttagagagagcaacaatagaacttttgagttttggaggattatgaaatgtaaaatttgttggtttaaaatttggagaggaagatggtttatatagagatgaaattttttttagaaaccacaattaatttggaccattggatttggaaaagaaaaatcaatggtggagatttaaaactaaactagtcgttagatacaaacaaaatataatattaaattccttttcttttgaaattccttttctttttaaaattaatccaaaaaaatttaaaaacataccaagtgtaaaaaactagccgttatacacaaacataaaataatattaaattcattttccttttaattcattttcttttcaaatccattctctttaaagtcaatccaaaaataaaaaacatataatgtgtaaaaaactagccgttagacacaaacataaaataatattaaatttattttccttttaaatttcttttaaatttcatttttttttattttaaatcaattcaaaaatcaaaagtcttatcatatgttaatctcttgatgatccaccattcaaccgaTATGCttccacatgtctacatgcaaatggtctggttttgccacgtcatccaccacggtattttctttatagacttgtttcggtcatatcattttcgttttagctccgatttgagtgattcaagaggttctggaatcgttgttctgagctctacgctatggacatattaaaaccctaagattttcagtaattaaaaattgagtttgttatcatcaaaatattgatgaataaattaattaaaattaattaatctgagattaaaggccaaaaagccaacattaaccatttcaccaatggtttaaaaaaaaatcaagaaagtagttttcaaaaagttatttttgtttttggaatttggttaaaaattcaacaattgtatTAACAAAGATGTAAATTaatgtaagaaatgtggatgaaatagacttaattttcaaaaataaaaactaaaagctAAATCGTTACCAAATAGGgtcttaattttttgtttttaaatattaggAGTGGTTTAAACACAAAAAATTctgtgttatttttatttacaaaaactTATACTTTATCTAATGATATGATATTCATGTATTCTATTATCCAAATTATgtgtatagtttttttttcttttttcttaaaaaaattatggtcGATTCTATCCTTGTTCATGATagattatatgaaaaaaaaaaaaaaaagagtatctTTTATCTCCATATGTGTAACTTTCCAATATTGGTTCTATGCTATATTCAAACTTAAGGTATGTattgcatttttttaattagggtttaaagaTTGGTCCGAGGTGTTTTTTCATACTAATTTGAGAGATTTCTAAATCTTTGActgtcacaccccttcccaaATTAACCTCTTAATCCAAGAAGAGATGCGAAGACAACAATGGTCAATCCTTTTATGACAATTACTGCCCATTATACTCTTAAAAACTTGTATTCTTAGCACCTGTTAAAccttattaataatttataattgtctAGAACTTAACACATAGTTTCTGCAACAGCCTAAAGCATATAATTTATTGCTAATCAGAAGTATCAACATCAACATACATTACAGTTTATGAAAccaaacatatatataacatCTACACACAGACTTTACCATTTCCCCCCTGACATGGACATAAAAACTAAGTAATAGAACATGATGAACGACCTAAACTTCTAGTCTCTATGGGTCTGAGAAGTGACTGATTGATAGAACTACTAGGCCTTAAGACGTCGACTGCTACCTGGGGAGGAAAACACTTTAAAAGAGTGAGTTGGGAAGTCCAGGAATGACTATCTTAGATAAAACATACTTTAAATCATAAATACCGTGAACTTGCTTATCAAGGAAACGATTATAAAATCATAATCAGGGTTTTAAGAGTGGAACtgaaataataaatcatagaaATATATCATACAAAAAAACCTGAAATAAACTCATCAGCATCTTTTTGAAATACTCCACTACTCCACTGCTTGAACATGTGGGAGAGCCCTCGCTTAATCCTTAATAACCTTAGTTGACAGAGAGTCATTTTTCTGGATCTCATCATCGTCGGTAACATAGTCATACGTGCACACAAAGCTGAATAGAGTCCTGaccaccttaccataccttcgatGCCAAGGAACCCTAATAATACTGAAATCTaggtaccttaccatacctttggTACCAACATTGGAGTAGGGTTTGTACAAGGCACAGACATTTAAACTCTTAAGAATATATACAGAATATGCATTTGAAATGATCAAACTTCATGATTTCATATCATCGCATAGTGCCTTGCAAAACATGGAGTATGTTTATAAAATCTCCTCGATAAATTTTCATCATGCGGTACCACATAGCATAGGCTTACTGTAAAACGCACGCTGAACTCATAGATAACTTCATTATTTAAAAACATGGATCATATGATCAATATTCATTTTTAAGGCATGTGTTGAAGATAATCATGATATAAAACTTCATATGAACTACCTAAGCATTAGAATTCATTTATAAAACtcgtattataaaatatttattaaaacttGTCACTTACTGTCTTAAGCTACTTATCCAAGGGGTTTGTATGCCTCTCCTATTTGCGTTTTCCTTGAAAAGAAAAGGTCCCTAGGTCAGCATAGTTTTTGAGCTTAACGCATAACTTAACTTCATCTCATACTAATAGTTCTTTGCATCCTAACTAAGTTTGATGCATCAAAACCATCTTCACCGCATCGGCTATCCTTAGCCATCTTACCTTATAACATGGATGATAATTGGGAATCCTTCCTCAAGGTTTTTCAAATAAGTGCTAAAACACCTTTTTGgcctatgcgatgaatgcatacTATGCAGCGAACTCCAAGCGCCTTTGTTGTGAACTGACTATGTTGTATGTGTCAATGCATAACATCACTGGGTtagctgcttgcttgttctttGTATGTAGCTGCCTGCTTATTCATTCGTaacatcattccaaatttaaTCTTCCAGATTTCTTAACTTTAATTCCAACATTCATGAAAGCTAAACTTCTTTTTAGGAAATTACTAAAAGAAATCTTAACTATTACTTACCTTAGAATTTAAACATTATTTCTTCCACAATCGATTAGAAATTcctcaaaattttcctttaactGGTCGAAAATTCTTTAACTTTAAAAATCTTCAGATGGTAGCAACACTCCTTCACTTAGGCGTTAGAAAACATTTGGCAAAGTAGTCTATTTTTTTGCTAAGCCTATTTATACTTGGGCTTGCATAAAAATTTTGCTTAATTATATGCAATTTGACATGCTTATCCTTCCATTGATGTCTACAAGACTGCCACCTAGCTTACTTACTCGTTAATTAAGCTGAATTCCTTTGCTTAACTTCATCGCATGACCTTGCAGCTACTTAAGTCTTCTCTCTTCAACGCCTAATCTTCTGCCACATAGTTCAACATTATTGGCTGCATGACACCTCATACCTCTAATGCATCGAGTCCTTTACTTCCTCTGAGCGTTAACTTTCTCCTAGTTCACCCGAGATCCACATTCCACATTTAACATATTTTTCTCGGCTTGCTATTGTTATTCTTAACTCTCTATGCGTCGA
Proteins encoded:
- the LOC120092497 gene encoding 40S ribosomal protein S3a-like translates to MAVGKNKRISKGKKGGKKKTVDPFAKKDWYDIKAPSVFNVKNVGKTLVTRTQGTKIASEGLKHRVFEVSLADLQEDEEHAYRKIRLRAEDVQGRNVLTNFWGMNFTTDKLRSLVRKWQTVIEAQVDVKTTDNYTLRMFCIGFTKRRPNQVKRTCYAQSSQIRQIRRKMREIMVNQATSCDLKELVRKFIPESIGKEIEKATSSIYPLQNVFIRKVKILKAPKFDLGKLMEVHGDYSEDVGVKVDRPAEEAVEGATEIVGA